GACCACGCGGGCACCGGCGACCACCACCCCGGAGATCGCGGCCCACACCAGCGCGTCGAGCCAGTCGACGTTGGGCGCGGCCGGGTTCTTCGGCGGCGCGGAGCCGCGGGAACGGCGCCACACCTTCTCCAGCGTCTTGTTGACCACGATCCCGGTGGGTACGGCGTAGGCCAGTCCCAGCACCTTCCAGCCCACCTTGCCGACGGAACCTGCCACCGTGGACCACCTCCTCGCCGCGCTGCATCTGTCGTCCCT
This genomic window from Mycobacteriales bacterium contains:
- a CDS encoding DUF4235 domain-containing protein: MAGSVGKVGWKVLGLAYAVPTGIVVNKTLEKVWRRSRGSAPPKNPAAPNVDWLDALVWAAISGVVVAGARVVANRGAAATYQTLTGRLPPGVDEEKP